The sequence aagtgaagtgactttcccaaagtcacaccgctgacagttggtagagccggggtttgaacccatgatctctgattccaaagcccgggctctttccgctgagccatgctgctgatttataaataaataagtagagtaataaatatgtacaagcatatatacgtatatacaggttctgtggggaaggggaagaggtaagatggggggatggagagggggacgagggggagaggaaggaaggggctcagtctgggaaggcctcctggaggaggtgagctctcagtagggccttgaagggaggaagagagctaccttggtggatgggcagagggagggcattcctcctcctcctccccctcctcctcccctactccccccccccccccccccccaaggctgGTCCTCAGACCGCCAGCCCGTTTGAAAATACCATTCTCCAAAATGTCCAGTTGCGAAAGGCAAATCAGGACTGTCATCACCCCATTCTTCGctagccatcaatcaatccatcgtatttattgagcgcttactgtgtgcagagcactggactaagcgcttgggaagtacaacttggcaacatatagagacggtccctacccaacagtgggctcacagtctagaaaggggagacagagaacaaaaccaaacatactaacaaaataaaataaatagaatagatatgtacaagtagaataataaataaatagagtaataaatatgtacaaacatatatacaactgctgtataACACCTGTATAGCTAGTCATcaatatcagtcgtatttattgagcgcttactgtgtgcagagcgctgtactaagcgcttgggaaggacaagttggcaacatatagagacggtccctacccaacaacgggctcacagtctaaaagggggagacagagaacaaaaccaaacatactaacaaaataaaataaatagaagagatatgtacaagtaaaataaataaataaatggagtaataaaccaTCCCTtcggcaataataatgatggcatttgttgaatcaaccaatcgtatttattgagcgcttactgtgtgcagagcactgtactaagcgcttgggaaggacaagttggaaggGATggctttcccttcaaggccctactgagaactcacctcctccaggaggccttcccacactgagcccctccttcctctttccatcaatcaatcgtatttattgagcgcttactgtctgcagagcactgtactaagcgcttgggaagtacaagttggcaacatttagagacagtccctacccaacagtgggctcacccccccgccttacctccttcccctccccacagcacctgtatatatatttgtacggatttattactctatttattttacttatacatatctattctatttattttattttgttaatatatttggttttgttccctgtctcccccttctagactgtgagcccactgttggatagggaccgtctgtatatatgtttgtgcatacttataactctattttacttgtacatatttgtttatttattttattttaatatggtttggtgtctgtctcccccttctagactgtgagcccacggttggatagggaccgtctctagatgttgccaacttgtacttcaatcagtcagtcgtatttattgagtgcttactgtgtgaagagcactgtactaagcacttggaaagtacaggttatcaatcaatcaatcaatcgtattgagcgctaactgtgtgcagagcactgtactaagcgcttgggaagtacaggttggcaacatatagagagcgccccataaatacgattgaatgaatgaatttgttaagcgcttactatgtgccaagcactgttctaagcactggggggggggggggatacaaggtgatcaggttgtcccacgtagggctcacagtcatttgttttgttgtctgtccccccccccccccttctagactgtgagcccgctgttgggtagggaccgtctctagatgttgccgacttgtccttcctaagcgcttagtacagtgctctgcacacagtaagcgctcaataaatgcagttgaatgaataaatcatccccattttaataataataataatgatgatgatggcattgttaagtgcttactatatgcaaagtactgttctaagcgctgggggggggcgatacaaggtgatcaggttgtcccacgtggggctcacagtcatttgttttgtctgtctcccccttctagactgtgagcccgctgttggctagggaccgtctctatatgttgccaacttggacttcccaagcgcttagtacagggctctgcacacagtaagcgctcaataaatatgattgaatgaataataagaagaagaattaatggcaatttattaagtgcttactatgtgcagagcactgttctaagcactgggaaggttacaaggcgatcaggttgtcccacgaagggctcacagtttcaatccccattttacagatgaggtaactgaggcacagagaagtgaagtgactttcccaaagtcacacagctgacaattggcagagccgggatttgaacccatgaactctgactccaaagcccgggctctttccactgagccatgttttgttgtctgtctcccccttctagactgtgagcccactgttgggtagggaccatctgtatatgttgccgacttgtacctcccaagcgcttagtacagtgctttgcacacagtaagcgctcaataaatacgattgaaggaatcatccccattttaataataatgatggcatttaagtgcttactatgtgcagagcactgttctaagcgctgggctggatacaaggtagtcaggttgtcccatgtggggctcacagtcatcatccccattttaataataataataatgatgatggcatttgttaagcacttactatgtacagagcactgttctaagcactggggggggatacaaggtaatcaggttgtcccacgtggggctcacagtcatcattcccattttaataataataatcatgatggcatctgttaagcgcttactatgtgcagagcactggggagattacagagtgatcaggttgtcccactggggggggctcacagtcttcacccccattttacaggtgattgttaagcgcttactaggtgacaagcactgttctaagcacttggggggatacaaggtgatcaggttggcccactgggggctcacagtcttcatccccattttacagatgattgttgagcacttactatgtgccaagcactgttctaagcgctggggggggatacaaggtgatcaggttgccccacgggaggctcacagtcttcatccccattttacagatgattgttaagcgcttacttggttgccaagcactgttctaggcactgggggggatacaaggtgatcaggttggcccacgtgggactcacagtcttcatccccattttccagatgaggtcactgaggcccagagaagtgacttgcccaaggtcacacagcagacgtggcggagccgggattagaacccatgttgccggcttgtgcttcccaagtgcttagtatagtgctctgcacacagtgagtgctcaataaatacgactgaatgaatgacctctgactcccaagctcgggctctttccgctgcgccacactgcttctctgcaatggaAGGAGGACAGTCCGTGgggccaccccttccccctcacctcccctcccGGACCCTGGAAAGAGGGTGGCCGGAGCCTCCATCATTCTTCTTcgtattgttgtatttgttaagcacttactttgtgccaagcactgttctaagcgctggtgttgatacaagataatcaggttgtcccacgtggggctcacagtctttatccccattcattcattgaatcatatttatcgagcactcacttcattctttcattcaatcgtatttattgagcgctcacgtcattcgttcaattcagttgtacttatcaatcaatcaattgtattgagtgcttactgtgtgcagagcactgtactaagcgcttgggaagtacaagctggcaacatatagagacagtccctacccaacagtgggctcacagtctaggaggaggagacagaccacaaaacaagcaacggaggcccagagaagtgaagtgacttgcccagagtcatacagctgataagtggccgagccgggattagaacccatgacctctgactctcaaacccgggctttttccatccagccacgctgcttctccatggacgGTGACTACTCTGGTTCTTTTGGGCCTGCAGATGGGTGAGGTGGGGGAcggcctcttcctcccccttttttttgtCCCTCTGTCTTTTTTAAGGGGCTTCCAGAGGGGCAACAGCTGGCCCCACATTGCTCGCCCTCTGTGCGGTCGCCTCCTTCCTCAAAcaccatttctctttctcttcccatgTGCCCCAAGGAGGTGGTGATGgtgataacaatggtacttgttaagcgcttcctcgtgccaagcactgttcaaagcactggggtagctccaaggctgccccacgtggggctcccagacttgatccccattttccagaggaggaaagtgaggcacagaaaagtgaagtgactggcccaaggtcccccggcaggcatgtggcagagtcgggattagaacccacatcctctgattcccaagcccgactCCGACTACTAAAACCTGAGAAGGAATTTGCTTCAAGTGACTGCGGAGTCGTGTGAGGGTGCAGGTTGGAAATCCCCAAATTTGGCACATTTGGGGGTCGCTTGCTCTCCCGTCAGCGACCCTAGTAATGCTTTGATTTTAGAAACTTGGTCGCCGTGAAAGAGCCAGATGAGTTTTAAGGAGGTGGCATTCGACCAGATGTTTTTGACCGTCTTCAGTCTGCTTTCGAAAAGGAAATGGGAGTTCCGGGGGTGTCCCAATTTAAGTTCCACTGATCAGGAGTGAGTTGTCTTGACCGTCCTATTACACTATGTCTTCGGTGTCGAGAAGGAGGGGGTTTTCTGTTAAAATGGCTCTTTAACTGCTTAAGAACTGTGGAGTACTGCCTTGGCTCctggtaggagagagagaaagtttcGATAAATCTTTTGTATAACTTTAATTTCCTTTAAAGTTCTGTGCCATTTTCGAGTACATTTACATTAGATAAAAACGTACTGTTGGAATAGAAGTATCTGTTTTATTTTAGTTGGAAGCGCTGGAATCTCATGAAAGGAAGGAGTTTTGTTACTTGTTTTTCTCCACGCCATAATTAAGGGATTGTATTACTGCATAGATAATGATTGAACGGAAAAGGTTACACCTACACGTCAAGAACAACAGTGCGATGTATGATTGTGACTCTAAGGCGCACACAAGGGCCAAGGCGGGGTTGACTTTTGACGAAGAACAAACTCAGCTATTCATTTAACAACGCGTGATACACGAAAGCATTCAAGGCAGCTTAACCCTCTTTGGAATGCTGGCCCCCAATTTTTCTCATTTAAATCATCCCTAGATTTTTCCACTTCGCCGAGAGCTCTCGAGTGGCTTTATTACCTTCCTCCTGGAAAGCGTCTGCCATTGAGGCTATTCATATCCGTGCAAGATTGATGAGCGAGGTTTATATTCATGCAGTACTGTGTAACCGAGGTTCGGAGCAGGCATGGGGAAACGCGGCTTTACATGTAATCTCTCGGGTTTCTGTTTAATTCATTCTTTAGCGTTAAAGGCAGTTTGACCATTAGAATGCTTATGTCTGGTTTTTGGCATTTCCTATCCATTATCCTGTGTTCGTCTGTTCACTTGCTTAGCAACTAACTTATCAGAAACAAGGCATGTAGAacattcatttagactgtgagcccactgttgggtagggactgtctctatatgttgccaatttgtacttcccaagcgcttagtacagtgctctgcacatagtaagcactcaataaatacgattgatgatgatttagtcgtactgagcgcttactgtgtgccaagcactacactaagcgcttgggagagtacagtataacagatacattgcttcccacaacgagctcacagtctagaaaccagtaGGTAAGAgtataattaatcaatggtattaagcacttattgtgagcagagcgctgaactaagcgctttggagaggacaatacaacaagagttgatagacacaatccctacccacaaagaccttactgtCAGAGAGTCTTACAGGTCAGAGATGACAACCCTGAAAAGTAATTTTCTGTAGAGCATTAAGTTGCTGCTGTTGCTAGTCAGGTTGCTTTAAAAGTCGTTATTTATAGTTTTGATGGAATTGAAAGTTTGAACTGTGGTACTTATTGGGTATACCCTGCAAGCTTGCTTAAAAATGGTTGGGAGATTTTAAAGAACGGTTTGTTTTAGTTACAGTGGTCAGGGTGCGCTTGCTGGCACCTTCTGAAGTACTATCCATCTCATAACAAGTGTTTGAAAAGTAATCATTCTTATGTAAACACCCTCATATTTGAAGCATTAAGtaatttaataatgatgtttttgAGGCAGTAGAGTTCTCATGAAATGGTTGGCAGACCACCAATGACAGGCCTAGAAGGGGTTACTGATTCAGTAAACGTTTGACCCTTTTTTTGGGGACGTTCTCTGAAatgactttttttccccctagtCTTATATTTTTGTAGACTGTGAATTGACtattcatcaatggcatttattgagtgcttactgtgttcagggcattttactaagtacttgtgagagtacagtacaactgagttggtgggcacgttccctgcccacaatgttcttgcagtctagaggagaaatctGATAAGACTAATTTACTCAATcattttgattgagcgcttactgtgtgcagaacattgtattcagcacttggaagagtacagtataacaatgaatagacacattccctgcccacaacaagctcattttTCACCTGTTCAGCAGAAttcaaaaatattttgaaaaccgCCTCCAGGCAGTGTTTAAGGGACAAGCAAATTGCAAATCTGGATACCTGGGCATTAGATGTTTGGGATGTTGAAACTCTTTCTCCCAAATAAATGGGAGTTTCTTAGCAAGGACTGTGTATGTAATAAATACCCCATGGGGGGAAAATTACTTTGCAAATGGTCAAAAGAAAATCCGTTTGAAAAAAGATCGAGAAATTAACGGTCGTTacctagagcatgggtctgagagccagaagattgtgggctctaattctggctctgtcacttgtcttctgtgtggccttgggcaagtcacttctttgtgcctgttacctcatctgtaaaatgaggctggatactgtgagccccatgtcggacagagacACAGTGCAAACCAAAATTTACATGCATCcaacctagcacttaatacagtgcttatgtagtatatgcttaacatatactacaattattatccccttccccgtctccctcccccccacccccgaaaaaTATTCAGTGTTAAATTTGAGGTTGCACTATTTAGTAATATTCTGTTACTATTTCTGCAGTAATCCCCCTGAACCAATAAGTCAGTTTGGTGCCTTGATATAAAACATTTTACTATTACTTATAGATATGGCTCGTGGACAGCAGAAGATTCAGTCTCAGCAGAAAAATGCCAAAAAGCAAGCTGGACAAAAGAAGAAACAAGGACACGATCAGAAGGCTGCTGCCAAGGCTGCTTTAATATACACCTGCACTGTCTGTAGGGTAAGGGAAATTGAAAGACAGAGCCGTCTGATGGGCGACTCTTCTTAAGTGGGGTGACGTGTTGGCCTCTCTGATAAAGGAAATGTTTCCCTGGAGCTAGCAGGTCAGATGGCTAATGGCCCTAGACATGTTTTTCGTAAAACCACAATATGTTAGTGTTTTTCAATATTAACTTATATTTGGTAATACGGATATAAGAGTAAAGATGGTTTCTATGGGCACGTGCCCAAACTGGCACCTTACAAGGAAATTGTTCCCCATTTGCTGATTTAGCTAGTGTGGTTTGTAAAGTCTGAATAACTTTCCTGTGTTTAACTTGAAACGTAGATCCAGTCTTCCTATAGTGCAGGGGTTGCCTTATGTTCAAGCTGACATTGCGTTCAAGCTGTTTCTTCCCACACCGTattgcaccataataataataatggcatttagtaagcggttactatggtcaaagtgctgttctaagcactggggaggttacaaggtgatcaggttgtcccacgggggctcacagtcttaatccccattttatagatgaagtaactgaggcccagagaagtgaagtgacctgcccaaagtcacacagctgacagttggcggagccgggatttgaacccatgacctctgactccaaagtcctcttttccattgagccacgctgcttcttttcttcttctgtttGGCTTCTCCATAGCCAAACAGGCATGCATTTTCAGATGGCCATTCCCATAACCAAAATGCCAAGTAAAAACATGGTATGATGGAACTTAGTCTATATCATCCCTGCTTGCCATTCACCATAATCTGCGTGTTTCCCTGACTTGATTCTGCCATTCTACGTTAGTAGAGATTCAAAACAGAAAAACTCCTAAGCAGTCTTAAGTTCTGTGTTTGTAAATGATCGGTGGCCAAGAAAGGTTTGCTCTGTCCTCCCTAGTGGTTGAGTGGGATCGACTATGACTTCTGAACTAAGATGAGCACAGGTGATTAGGGATTGATTATGTTTGGAAAGTCATTTTGCCGGGAAAGCTGAGACTATTCACTTGCTCCATAAAATAGTCCCACCCAATATCTAGGGGAATACTCATTACCTGAATAAAGCTTGTTTGTTTTAGCCTGTGGTCCTCACAAGATAAAATAGGAACACTTAAACAACTGAGAGGTTTCGAATAATCTGATGAGTGGAGTGAAATTTAATAGTAAAAAAATTAGTATGGCACGGATCAGTGAAAGTGGAAATAAACTGTAATATAGAGCCTGATATTTTTTTAATCTTAGTTAACTTAATATGCTGTTGCTCATATGGGTCAGCAATATACATTTAGAACAGCAGGCCTGTGTCTTATTTCTTAACACAGAAATAGTTACCTGATATGAAGTAATTTAAGAAAGTGGGGCTTTGAAATAGGAAGCACATTCTGGTTTAAAGCTTAAAacttgataatttttttttttcccgtgaTTCAAACCTAACCattatttttctcccttcccccaacccccttcatTCCCACTAGACACAAATGCCGGACCCCAAGACCTTCAAACAGCACTTTGAGAGCAAACATCCTAAGACTCCACTTCCTCCAGAACTGGCAGATGTGCAGGCATAAAGTTGTTTACAGGTCATTGAATTTTTTTTGTTAGATAATGTCGGGGTTATACACAAGGCCGTAACTCCTGTAATTGTAACAAGAAGCTCTCCCTTCTGGCTGAGACTCAGCAAATATTCCCTTTCCAGAAGTTAATGTTTAACTTCATAATTGTCCTAAAAGCCCATTTT is a genomic window of Tachyglossus aculeatus isolate mTacAcu1 chromosome 4, mTacAcu1.pri, whole genome shotgun sequence containing:
- the ZNF706 gene encoding zinc finger protein 706; this translates as MARGQQKIQSQQKNAKKQAGQKKKQGHDQKAAAKAALIYTCTVCRTQMPDPKTFKQHFESKHPKTPLPPELADVQA